One Hyla sarda isolate aHylSar1 chromosome 11, aHylSar1.hap1, whole genome shotgun sequence genomic window carries:
- the LOC130294929 gene encoding olfactory receptor 1G1-like has translation MEYNNKSSLTEFILLGFSEFYHYQFLLFTFILFTYIVCIAGNMTIIFLVIVKHSLHKPMYFFITVFAAEEILFVSVPIPKLLAISIANDNKISFQGCFLQVYSFIVLGQVESICLIVMAYDRHLAINKPLHYTTIMNPILCLRLAVFPWFIGFFNSLLVTLCTLYLDFCGPNEINHFFCDLAPLQSLACSDTYISRTVTIVGASIGTVVPFMTIVGLYTKIILTVSRIKSSSGKHKAFSTCSSHIIVAMLFFFTAFMIYLRPNDNLYDKYFSLMYTVVTPVFNPFIYALRNREVKKALRNNLNFKANLKTTCSISVIGYG, from the coding sequence ATGGAGTACAACAACAAATCCTCTTTGACAGAATTCATCCTTTTGGGTTTTTCCGAGTTTTATCATTATCAGTTTTTACTATTTACGTTTATCTTATTTACATATATTGTTTGTATTGCTGGAAATATGACTATTATTTTCCTGGTCATAGTGAAACATTCTCTCCATAAgcctatgtatttttttataactGTATTTGCTGCTGAGGAAATTTTGTTTGTGTCTGTTCCAATCCCAAAGCTATTAGCCATCTCAATAGCAAATGATAACAAAATATCTTTTCAGGGATGTTTTCTACAGGTATATTCATTTATTGTCTTAGGTCAAGTGGAAAGTATTTGCCTAATAGTAATGGCCTACGATAGGCACCTGGCCATTAACAAGCCACTCCATTATACCACCATTATGAATCCGATCCTCTGTTTACGATTGGCCGTTTTCCCATGGTTTATTGGCTTTTTTAACTCTTTACTTGTaacactgtgtacattatatttAGATTTCTGTGGTCCTAATGAGATCAACCATTTCTTCTGTGATTTGGCTCCGCTGCAGAGCTTGGCATGTTCTGATACATACATAAGCAGAACAGTGACAATTGTAGGCGCCTCAATAGGAACTGTTGTTCCATTCATGACAATTGTTGGGCTTTATACCAAAATCATCCTAACTGTATCAAGGATAAAAAGTTCTTCTGGCAAGCATAAAGCATTTTCCACCTGTTCATCTCATATTATCGTTGcaatgttatttttcttcacagcATTTATGATTTACCTTAGACCTAATGACAACCTTTATGACAAATACTTTTCTCTTATGTACACTGTTGTCACTCCAGTATTTAACCCTTTTATATATGCCTTAAGAAATAGGGAGGTGAAAAAAGCTCTACGAAATAACTTGAATTTTAAAGCAAACTTGAAAACGACCTGTAGCATTAGCGTAATTGGCTATGGCTAA
- the LOC130294930 gene encoding olfactory receptor 6N1-like, translated as MVDEFILLAFTDLHQIQNYFFMTFLLTYITCVIQNVVIITVVKIGHSLHNPMYFFISVFSTSEIIFVSVTVPKLLAILIAANNKISFNGCITQMYFLNSLGVTECYLLVVMVFDRHIAINNPLRYPTIMTYRVCVGLAMFPWIFGFSIILVPSTITAWLEFCGPNMIDHFFCDWGPLQSLACSDISVSNFSTTMAAVTCVILPFLLIIGFYICILRTIIKIKSDHGKQKAFSTCTSHLIVACLFYGAAMIVYAKPKASHYDKYLTFMYTAFTPTINPFIYTFRNRDVKKVFWNSVNRVIRPTIQ; from the coding sequence ATGGTTGATGAATTTATTTTATTAGCCTTTACTGATTTGCACCAGATCCAGAACTATTTTTTCATGACTTTTCTGCTGACCTATATCACTTGTGTCATTCAAAATGTGGTCATTATCacggtggtcaaaataggacattCACTACATAACCCAATGTATTTCTTCATCAGTGTGTTCTCTACCTCAGAAATCATATTTGTCTCGGTCACCGTCCCGAAGCTTTTGGCCATTCTAATTGCAGCCAACAACAAAATATCCTTCAATGGATGCATAACCCAGATGTATTTCCTAAACTCTTTGGGTGTCACTGAATGCTatcttctggtggtgatggtgtttgATCGACATATAGCCATTAACAACCCTTTACGTTACCCAACTATCATGACTTATAGAGTTTGTGTTGGACTAGCTATGTTTCCATGGATTTTTGGATTTTCAATTATTTTGGTACCGTCCACGATAACAGCTTGGTTGGAATTCTGTGGTCCCAATATGATTGACCACTTTTTTTGTGACTGGGGCCCATTACAAAGTTTGGCTTGTTCTGACATTTCGGTTAGTAATTTTTCGACAACCATGGCTGCTGTCACTTGTGTTATTCTGCCTTTTCTGCTGATCATTGGGTTCTAtatctgtattctaaggacaatTATAAAAATCAAGAGTGATCATGGGAAACAgaaagccttctccacctgtaCGTCTCATCTCATCGTAGCCTGTCTCTTCTATGGTGCGGCCATGATCGTGTATGCTAAACCTAAAGCCAGCCATTATGATAAGTACCTCACCTTTATGTATACAGCATTCACCCCGACGATTAATCCTTTCATTTATACCTTTAGAAACAGGGACGTGAAGAAGGTTTTCTGGAATTCAGTAAACCGTGTAATAAGACCAACTATTCAGTAA
- the LOC130294931 gene encoding olfactory receptor 6N1-like, protein MVDLNKTTVEEFILLAFVDLQHIQIFTFLFFLLTYITCTMGNLAIIIVVKIEHSLHNPMYFFIAVFSILEIMFVSVTLPKLLAILVTHNNTISFIGCFTQMYVFNSLGVTECYLLMVMVFDRHLAINKPLHYSTIMTPTACVGLAIFPWVFGFSSILVQTIITAQMDFCGPNIIDHFCCDFPPLQSLACSYSFIIIMLSSLGAIVNVVPPFSTIIGFYVYIIITVSKIKSKDGKQKAFSTCTSHLTVACLYYGAAMIVYVKPNASYYDKYLSLMYTAFIPTINPFIYTFRNRDVKEFFWNLVNRAIRPTILLY, encoded by the coding sequence ATGGTAGATTTAAACAAGACCACGGTGGAAGAGTTCATTTTATTGGCCTTTGTTGATTTGCAGCATATTCAGATATTCACTTTCCTGTTTTTTCTTCTGACCTATATCACTTGTACTATGGGAAATCTCGCAATAATCATTGTTGTTAAAATAGAACATTCACTCCATAACCCAATGTATTTTTTCATCGCTGTGTTCTCTATTTTGGAAATCATGTTTGTCTCGGTCACACTTCCGAAACTTTTGGCCATTTTAGTTACACATAACAACACAATATCCTTCATTGGATGTTTTACTCAAATGTATGTCTTCAACTCTTTGGGTGTCACCGAATGTTATCTACTTATGGTGATGGTGTTTGATCGACATTTGGCTATTAATAAGCCTTTACATTACTCCACCATCATGACTCCTACAGCTTGTGTTGGACTAGCTATTTTTCCATGGGTTTTTGGATTTTCCAGTATTTTAGTACAGACCATCATCACGGCACAGATGGATTTCTGCGGTCCTAATATAATCGATCACTTTTGTTGTGACTTTCCTCCATTACAAAGCTTGGCTTGTTCTTACtctttcattattattatgttatcATCCTTAGGAGCCATTGTTAATGTTGTCCCACCTTTCTCCACAATCATAGGATTCTATGTCTACATCATAATAACTGTCAGCAAGATTAAGAGTAAAGATGGGAAACAAAAAGCCTTCTCCACCTGCACATCCCATCTCACTGTAGCCTGTCTGTACTATGGTGCGGCCATGATTGTGTATGTCAAACCAAATGCCAGCTATTATGATAAGTACCTCTCTTTAATGTACACCGCATTTATTCCAACAATTAAtccttttatttacacttttaggaACAGGGACGTAAAGGAGTTTTTTTGGAATTTAGTTAACCGAGCCATTAGACCAACCATTTTGTTATATTGA
- the LOC130294932 gene encoding olfactory receptor 6N1-like, with translation MAQRNETTVEEFVLLAFVDLHQIQILIFPFFLLTYITCIMGNLAIIIVVKLEHSLHKPMYFFIAVFSILEIVFVSVTVPKLLAILLAHKNTISFIGCFTQMFVFGSLGVTECYLLMVMVFDRYLAIKNPLHYPTIMTYTVCVELAIFPWIFGFTSVLVQVIIMAQMEFCGPNIIDHFFCDFAPIQSLACSDPFISIMSTNLAAIVDIILPFLVIIGFYVYIIMTVSKIKSKDGKQKAFSTCTSHLIVASLFYGTAMIVYAKPKANHYDKYLTFMYTAFTPTINPFIYTFRNRDVKEVFWKSVKRALRPAVL, from the coding sequence ATGGCACAAAGAAATGAGACCACAGTTGAAGAGTTCGTTTTATTGGCCTTTGTTGATTTGCACCAGATTCAGATattaatttttccattttttctgcTGACCTATATCACTTGTATTATGGGAAATCTCGCAATAATCATTGTTGTTAAACTTGAACATTCACTTCATAAACCAATGTATTTTTTCATCGCTGTGTTCTCTATTTTGGAAATCGTGTTTGTCTCGGTCACAGTTCCAAAACTTTTGGCCATTTTACTTGCACACAAAAACACAATATCCTTCATTGGATGTTTTACTCAAATGTTTGTTTTCGGCTCCTTGGGTGTCACCGAATGTTATCTACTTATGGTGATGGTGTTTGATCGATATCTTGCTATAAAAAACCCTTTACATTACCCAACTATCATGACTTATACAGTTTGTGTTGAACTAGCTATTTTTCCATGGATTTTTGGATTTACCAGTGTTTTAGTACAGGTCATCATTATGGCCCAAATGGAATTCTGTGGTCCTAATATAATTGATCACTTTTTTTGTGACTTTGCCCCAATACAAAGCTTGGCATGTTCTGATCCTTTCATTAGCATTATGTCAACAAACTTAGCGGCCATCGTGGACATTATTCTACCATTCCTCGTAATCATAGGATTCTATGTCTATATTATAATGACTGTCAGCAAGATCAAGAGTAAAGATGGGAAACAGAAAGCCTTCTCCACCTGCACATCTCATCTCATCGTAGCCAGTCTCTTCTATGGAACGGCCATGATTGTATATGCTAAACCTAAAGCTAACCATTATGATAAGTACCTCACCTTTATGTATACAGCATTCACCCCTACGATTAATCCTTTCATTTATACCTTTAGAAACAGGGACGTGAAGGAAGTTTTCTGGAAGTCAGTAAAGCGAGCCTTAAGACCAGCTGTATTGTAA